The Accipiter gentilis unplaced genomic scaffold, bAccGen1.1, whole genome shotgun sequence genome window below encodes:
- the LOC126037305 gene encoding uncharacterized protein LOC126037305 isoform X1: MEMLGWRWRWDGDEGEGGMETLGWRHWDSDGDGMEMKVGWRRWDGDGTEIKIKVGWRCWGWRRWVGDVGIQMGMERGQRRGDGSEMEMKMKAGWRRWDGDGPGVKVEVGWRHWAGCGGGLEVEAKGRMRMEMEVEMRRRWAGEVGVEMEMEGEARMKMRMKVDMRRRWDGGGMESLGWRRRWTRDGDRSEVEDEDGDEGGSEVEVGRR; this comes from the exons ATGGAGATGTTGGGATGGAG GTGGAGATGGGACGGAGATGAAGGtgaaggtgggatggagacgTTGGGATGGAGACATTGGGATTCAGATGGGGACGGAATGGagatgaaggtgggatggagacgttgggatggagatgggacgGAGATAAAGATTAAAGTGGGATGGAGATGTTGGGGATGGAGACGTTGGGTTGGAGACGTTGGGATTCAGATGGGGATGGAACGGGGACAGAGACGTGGAGATGGAAGCGAGATGGAGATGAAGATGAAGGCGGGATGGAGACGTTGGGATGGAGACGGGCCAGGGGTGAAAGTGGAGGTAGGATGGAGACACTGGGCGGGATGTGGAGGTGGACTTGAGGTGGAAGCAAaggggaggatgaggatggagatggaGGTGGAGATGAGGCGAAGGTGGGCTGGAGAGGTTGGggtggagatggagatggagggggaagcgaggatgaagatgaggatgaaggTGGACATGAGGCGGAGGTGGGATGGAGGTGGCATGGAGAGTTTGGGATGGAGGCGGAGGTGGACACGAGACGGAGACCGAAGCGAAGTTGAAGATGAGGACGGAGACGAAGGTGGAAGCGAGGTGGAGGTGGGACGGAGATGA
- the LOC126037305 gene encoding uncharacterized protein LOC126037305 isoform X3, which translates to METLGWRHWDSDGDGMEMKVGWRRWDGDGTEIKIKVGWRCWGWRRWVGDVGIQMGMERGQRRGDGSEMEMKMKAGWRRWDGDGPGVKVEVGWRHWAGCGGGLEVEAKGRMRMEMEVEMRRRWAGEVGVEMEMEGEARMKMRMKVDMRRRWDGGGMESLGWRRRWTRDGDRSEVEDEDGDEGGSEVEVGRR; encoded by the coding sequence atggagacgTTGGGATGGAGACATTGGGATTCAGATGGGGACGGAATGGagatgaaggtgggatggagacgttgggatggagatgggacgGAGATAAAGATTAAAGTGGGATGGAGATGTTGGGGATGGAGACGTTGGGTTGGAGACGTTGGGATTCAGATGGGGATGGAACGGGGACAGAGACGTGGAGATGGAAGCGAGATGGAGATGAAGATGAAGGCGGGATGGAGACGTTGGGATGGAGACGGGCCAGGGGTGAAAGTGGAGGTAGGATGGAGACACTGGGCGGGATGTGGAGGTGGACTTGAGGTGGAAGCAAaggggaggatgaggatggagatggaGGTGGAGATGAGGCGAAGGTGGGCTGGAGAGGTTGGggtggagatggagatggagggggaagcgaggatgaagatgaggatgaaggTGGACATGAGGCGGAGGTGGGATGGAGGTGGCATGGAGAGTTTGGGATGGAGGCGGAGGTGGACACGAGACGGAGACCGAAGCGAAGTTGAAGATGAGGACGGAGACGAAGGTGGAAGCGAGGTGGAGGTGGGACGGAGATGA
- the LOC126037305 gene encoding uncharacterized protein LOC126037305 isoform X2, which translates to METLGWRHWDSDGDGMEMMMGWRRWDGDGTEIKIKVGWRCWGWRRWVGDVGIQMGMERGQRRGDGSEMEMKMKAGWRRWDGDGPGVKVEVGWRHWAGCGGGLEVEAKGRMRMEMEVEMRRRWAGEVGVEMEMEGEARMKMRMKVDMRRRWDGGGMESLGWRRRWTRDGDRSEVEDEDGDEGGSEVEVGRR; encoded by the exons atggagacgTTGGGATGGAGACATTGGGATTCAGATGGAGATGGAATGGAGATGATGATGGGATGGAGACGTTGGGATGGAG atgggacgGAGATAAAGATTAAAGTGGGATGGAGATGTTGGGGATGGAGACGTTGGGTTGGAGACGTTGGGATTCAGATGGGGATGGAACGGGGACAGAGACGTGGAGATGGAAGCGAGATGGAGATGAAGATGAAGGCGGGATGGAGACGTTGGGATGGAGACGGGCCAGGGGTGAAAGTGGAGGTAGGATGGAGACACTGGGCGGGATGTGGAGGTGGACTTGAGGTGGAAGCAAaggggaggatgaggatggagatggaGGTGGAGATGAGGCGAAGGTGGGCTGGAGAGGTTGGggtggagatggagatggagggggaagcgaggatgaagatgaggatgaaggTGGACATGAGGCGGAGGTGGGATGGAGGTGGCATGGAGAGTTTGGGATGGAGGCGGAGGTGGACACGAGACGGAGACCGAAGCGAAGTTGAAGATGAGGACGGAGACGAAGGTGGAAGCGAGGTGGAGGTGGGACGGAGATGA